Part of the Scyliorhinus canicula chromosome 13, sScyCan1.1, whole genome shotgun sequence genome, ATTCATTCAAGCATGAAATGTCTGCGGGGCCGGGAGAGTTGGCACGGTTGCTTTCCCTACCGACTCTTTGGGAGGCGGGCAGGAAATTCCCGCCCTCTGAAAAATCCTGGCCCAAGATTCTGAAGCTCAGTATCACATTTTCGTAGGTACGATTGAAGGAATTTAAAATGACCTGTCGAGACTGGCATAGATTTTGATCAGCAATTGGTGTCTACCTGGTTTAATTGATTTTCTCATCTGCCTCCATACGATGTATTGAAGGGGGCCTCCAAATTCACCAATCAGGGTATTCACAGGAGATTCACTTTCTTGTCTGCTTTCATTGGGCCTTCAGAAATATGATTAATAATTAGAGATCAACACTGCTCAACTCTTACAATGCGAGACAGAAGAATCAACTAACGAAACAGGGAAGTACTTACCCACCAATAAGTACTTTCATTTCCTAAAACAAAAAAGTATAAAATATCAATTCACATTACAAATATTGATTGTAGTTTTCGGTTTGATATTAAAGGGTAGCTTGCTGTAATTTTTGCTATTTTGATATCCTGCTATTTTGCCAAACCTACTTACTGCGCATTGAAGGTTCGTATCCCGGGCATGTCTTTCGCCCCACATTCGCTCTCTCCCACacattcattctctctctctccccccacatagTCACCCTTTCccccacattctccctctctctcccccacattctccctctcccccccatattctccctctcccccacattcTTTCTCAACCCCCACATTCTCTTaccccacattctctctctctctcttcccctttcccacattctctctctctcctccacatcCACCCACTCTTCCTCACAATCTCTTTTTCCCATTAACTGTCCCACATTCTCTATGTCTCTCATCATCACCCTCTTTTCTACATTCACTCTCTaccgcattctctctctctccccacattctctctctcccccacattctttctcaaccccacattctctttcccacattctctctccccacattctctctctcaggtttgttccctctcttcccccccacattccccctctctccctcattcccccctctcccccacacattccccctctctccccccattccccctctctctccccattccctctctctccccacattctctctctctcccacattctctctctcacattctccctctcccacattctctctcccctgcattttctctctctctctccgatattcgctctctctcccacattctccctctctcactccttcattcactctctctcttcccacattctctctcccccacattctctctctctcccccattttctccccctcccccccgcacattctctctctcccacacattctctcttcccactttctctctctccccacattctctttctcgcaaccccccccccacatttgctctctcggcacagcagcacagttgttagcactgttgcaccagggtcccgggttcaattcccgcttggatcactgtctgtgcagacagttctccccgtgtctgcgtggattccctccgggttctctggttttctcccacaagtcccgaaagacgtgcttgttaggtgaattgtacattctgaattctccctcggtattcccaaacaggtgccgaaatgtggcgactagggtcttttcacagtaacttcattgcagagttaatgcaagcctacttgtgacaataaagattattaataaagattattactgggtaaacacggtgacgcagtgggttagccctgctgcctcacagtgccgaggtcccaggttcaatcctggctctgggtcactgtcccagagccttgttctccccgtgtttgcgtgggtctcactcccacaacccaaaaagatgtgcagggtaggtggattggccatgttaaattgccccttaattggaaaaagataattgggcactctaaatttatttaaaaaaaataaagattattatctcgtCCACATTCTCTCTGAGCTGCCCTCTGATACGCCCTCGGGAGACAGTCAGTTCAAGTGCAAATAGAGATGGACAACACACGcctgctgccttgccagctgatcCTGTTGCTCAGTGACCATTATCGGGTTACAGGTAGTTGGTTACAAAGCAACATTACTCTTCCACTGCCTCACCATGCTTCTATGCAGCCCTGTCTCGGCTGCAATTACTTGAACATATTCTGAATCAAAATATCTAGCCCCAATGGAAAATAAGTGAATATTTCTATTACACTGATGTAAACTGGGAGGCCAAAACAGACGTATCTCTCTTTAATCTTCATTTTCATAATTCCCCAAAATTGGGAGAGATTTGTctgaataaaatgaatgaaatctCCATATTCTAAATGAGGGATACGTTTATTTATCGACTTGACGAGCAAGAGTGTTGCCCTTATAATGGTTGAAACAGTagctgcggggggggagggggggggggtcaagcagTACCTGCAGAAAATTCCACATCACTTGGCCAAAGGAAAAATTCATCTCAGCAGTCGTTCTGGCTCCGCTCCTCCCTCTGGACAGCATTTCTTGCTCTCTCCGGTTGAGTCTTCTTTTCATCTCCTGTTCTTCTTCATTAAGAATTTGGTGCATTTCAGCAAATTCCCCTTCGAAATGATGTGTCAGCTTCTTCGCCCTCCTCTGCAAAAAAAAATAACACGACAGCATTGTACTCCCTTTGACAGAAGACGAGTATCTATAACAAGATTAATTCCAACTATTAATTCTGAAGCAAGCTGGAaaatttcctgtttctaacctctgaTGTAGTTGAATGAGCGGAGACATTTTTGAGTTAAATAAAGACACCAGGGATAAAATATCAAAGAGAAAATTGAGGGCATTATTTATTCAATTTTCTTCATGcattttattcatgggatgtggacgccgcttgttaggccagcatttgttgcccatccctaatttccctttgcaaggtggtggtgagctgccttagatcatagaatttacagtgcagaaagaggccattcggcccatcgaatctgcaccgacccaaagccaccctatcccataacccggtagccccatctaacttttttggacactcagggcaatttagcacggcctatccgcctaacctacgcatctttggactgtgggaggaaaccggagcacccggaggaaaccaacgcagacacggggagaatgtgcggactccgcatagacaatgactcaagccgggaatcgtaccttgGACCCTGGGAGCtgcgaaacaactgtgctaaccactgtgctactgtgtcgcccttcttgaaccgctgcagtccatgtggtgtaggtacatggataagctttgaggagtcaggaggggagttactcgccacaggattcccagcctctgacctgctccagtagccacaatatttatagggctgattcagttcagtttctggtccacAGTAACTCATCTGCCTTGCACCTCCCTCCTGACTGGGACAGATAAAGTTGCTCTATGAACTGCTGGCGTGTATTGAATGAGCCCAGACCAGCGGGGCAATCCATGACATTAGGAGCTGGGGAGAAATCCAAGGCATTATTAGTGGATTCGCCGGActtcccagccgcatgtttctcgacAGCGCGTAGTCCGCTGatggtggaattctctactcccaccgcttgtcaatgcaatttcccattggaaccaccccccagccccaggaCAACCCTCGGGAAGAGGGTGCTGTGCCagcgggaacagggaatcccaaaggctggagaatcccagccaaggtctAGTGAATGAGTTATTTGACATTTGCAGAAATATGTTGAACAAACACACCAAGTGGGCTGCTGAATAATTACTGGCGGGAACGGTGAAGGAAGCTGACGCCCAACCTTGATGCTCCCAGtgtcagtggctgcagtgttggGGCTGGTCGGGAAGGACACACTCAGCCTCTCGCCagtctctcctcctccacctttccAGGCCAGAGTCAGGGACCGCACCGTGCCCACGATGTTCGCCATCTGCCTGTTTggcctcagcaccttccccggcGACAGGAGCCGACACTCGGGGCAGGAGCAGCCGCCCCCCTGCCAGAAGTCCAAGATGCAGGCTCGGCAGAAGCCATGGCCGCAGTCCAGGGAGACGGGCTCCTCCAGAAAGTCCAGGCAGATGGAGCAGGAGACCTCCTTGGTCAGGTTCTCCAAGTGTTTCCTTTCCTCCATTTCAGGCCGGCTCTTGCTGCGCATTTCCTCAGTCTCACTTTCGctttgctgatgagggagggaggcggaggaggaggaaggaaggaaggaaggagggaggagagaggggggggggggggaaaggccgttcacagcccacccaccgctaCAGGGTCCACATCCTGAGCCACACATCCTCCTCCTCGGTGacagaaagttggggggggggggggggggggggatgttggtgggAAGGAACGTGGGAGGGGatttgggggaaggtgggggagtcTGAGTTGAGTGGAGTTTGGGGGCTGAGTTGGATGGGGTTCAGGGGGTctgagttgggtggggtttgggggctgagttgggtggggtttgggggctgagttg contains:
- the LOC119976191 gene encoding E3 ubiquitin-protein ligase TRIM69-like isoform X1, with the protein product MRSKSRPEMEERKHLENLTKEVSCSICLDFLEEPVSLDCGHGFCRACILDFWQGGGCSCPECRLLSPGKVLRPNRQMANIVGTVRSLTLAWKGGGGETGERLSVSFPTSPNTAATDTGSIKRRAKKLTHHFEGEFAEMHQILNEEEQEMKRRLNRREQEMLSRGRSGARTTAEMNFSFGQVMWNFLQEMKVLIGGPNESRQESESPVNTLIGEFGGPLQYIVWRQMRKSIKPALTHLNLCAKSAHPSLTLSEGMTRVRVGYLQQKLPDNPNRFQRRICVLGSQGFTSGRHYWEVEVDQGAKWTLGVVRESVHRGESKDMVARNGYWVVSPHAINWLQWMLGFFAQRERNVQQVDYLALQVNPKKVGVYLDYEGGQVSFYDAENMSHLYTHKGTMTGKLFAFFSPGTTPNNQMKLLQLSL